One segment of Vibrio mimicus DNA contains the following:
- a CDS encoding type II toxin-antitoxin system YhaV family toxin, whose protein sequence is METKQIPVFSGYELHALSIFQNLLDDLTKEVETLQAKDPIYFYDHPSTKLLLAVLCNITQTVPSNPDHADFRQGLTLGKKHTSWRRVKKKSLPPRYRLFFQFNSQAPKTIIYAWMNDESTQRKAGAKTDVYAVFEKMLNSGKVPNSWEELCKAANPLQLES, encoded by the coding sequence TTGGAAACGAAGCAAATTCCCGTTTTTTCTGGTTATGAGCTTCACGCTCTATCCATCTTCCAAAATCTTCTGGATGATCTAACAAAAGAAGTTGAAACACTTCAAGCCAAAGACCCAATCTATTTTTACGACCACCCTAGTACTAAGTTATTGCTTGCGGTTCTTTGTAATATTACTCAAACCGTTCCTTCCAATCCTGACCATGCTGATTTTCGTCAAGGGCTTACACTTGGCAAAAAGCACACATCATGGCGCAGAGTAAAGAAAAAGAGTTTACCTCCAAGATATCGGTTGTTTTTTCAATTTAATAGCCAAGCTCCTAAAACCATCATTTATGCATGGATGAATGATGAATCTACCCAGCGTAAAGCAGGAGCAAAGACTGACGTTTATGCAGTGTTTGAAAAGATGCTAAACAGCGGCAAGGTGCCAAACTCTTGGGAAGAACTCTGTAAAGCCGCGAATCCTCTACAGCTAGAAAGCTGA